Below is a genomic region from Pseudazoarcus pumilus.
CGCCGAGAAGCGCCCCGGCGCGAACGTGACGATGAGCGTGGTGCGCGGCGGCAAGCCGCTGGAGTTGCGCCTGACGGTGGGGGAGTGGTCGGATGACAAGCCGGCCGCCACCGCGCCCGTGCAAACGCCGGTGCCCGACCGGCTCGGCCTGGTGTTGTCGCGTCCGGACGAAGCCACGCGACGCGATCGCGGTATCGAACGCGGTCTGCTCGTAGACAGCGTGCAGGGTGCGGCCGCGCGCGCCGGACTGCAGGCTGGCGATGTCATTGTGGCGATCGTCACCAACGGCCGGCAGACGCCGCTCGAGAGCGTCGAACAGTTCGAAAAACTGGTCGCCGGCATTGAAGATGGCGGGGCCGTGACCCTGCTCGTGCAGCGCGGATCGGGCACGTCCTTCATCAGCCTGCGCACCGGCCGGTGAGTGCGCGCGAGTTCATCGTGCTGGGGCGCCAGTGGTGCCATCTGTGCGACGACATGACCGCGGCGCTGCGCCCGCTCGCCGCGGAGTTCGGCTGGAGCGTGCGCGTACTCGACGTCGATGCCGATCCGGCGCTCGAGGCCAAATGGGACGAACTCGTGCCGGTGCTGTTGGCCGACGGCCGCGAACTGTGCCACTACCACCTCGACGAAGCGGCGGTGCGTGCCCACGTGGCCGAATTCGGCTAGAATCACGCATTCTGTCGTTCAAGCGCAGCGGGTGTCGTCGGGCACCCTTTTTTGTTGACCATTCATGCAGCATATCCGCAACTTCTCGATCATCGCCCACATCGATCACGGCAAGTCCACGCTTGCCGACCGCATCATCCACGCCTGCGGGGGTCTGTCCGACCGCGAGATGGACGAGCAGGTGCTCGATTCCATGGATCTGGAGCGTGAGCGCGGCATCACCATCAAGGCCCAGACCGCGGCGCTGCAGTACAAGGCGCGCGACGGCAGGATCTACCATCTCAATCTGATCGACACGCCGGGGCACGTGGACTTCTCCTACGAGGTGAGCCGTTCGCTGTCGGCCTGCGAAGGGGCGCTGCTGGTGGTCGACGCCTCGCAGGGCGTGGAGGCGCAGACGGTCGCCAACTGCTACACCGCGATTGACCTGGGTGTCGAGGTCGTGCCGGTGCTCAACAAGATCGACCTGCCGGCGGCCGATCCGGAGAACGCGCGCGCCGAGATCGAGGACGTCATCGGTGTTGACGCATCCGAGGCGATTCTTTGTTCGGCCAAGTCCGGACTGGGCGTCGACGAGGTGCTCGAGGCGGTCGTCGCGCGCGTGCCGCCGCCGGTGGGCGACCCGGAGGCGCCGCTCAAGGCGCTGATCATCGACTCGTGGTTCGACAACTACGTCGGCGTGGTGATGCTGGTGCGCGTGGTCGACGGTGTGCTGCGTCCCAAGGACCGCATCAAGTTCATGTCATCGGGCGCGACCTATCCGTGCGATCAGGTCGGCGTGTTCACGCCGCATTCGGTCATGCGCGAAGAGCTGTCCGCCGGCGGGGTGGGTTTCGTCATCGCCGGCATCAAGGAACTCGCGGCGGCCAAGGTCGGCGACACCGTCACCAACGCCCAGCGCCCGGCCGACAAGGCGCTGCCCGGCTTCAAGGAGATCAAGCCGCAGGTCTTCGCCGGCCTGTATCCGGTCGAGTCCTCCGAATACGAGCAATTGCGCGATTCGCTCGAGAAGCTGCGCCTGAACGACGCCGCGCTGCAGTACGAGCCGGAGGTGTCGCAGGCCCTGGGCTTCGGTTTCCGCTGCGGTTTTCTCGGTCTGCTGCACATGGACATCGTGCAGGAGCGTCTCGAGCGCGAGTTCGACATGGACCTGATCACGACCGCGCCCACCGTGATCTACGAGGTCGTGCTCAACGACGGCTCGACCATCGACATCGAGAATCCGTCCAAGCTGCCCGAACCCGGCAAGTATGCCGAGATCCGCGAACCCATCATCACCGCCAACATCTTCCTGCCGCAGGAGTATGTCGGCCCGGTGATCACGCTGTGCAACCAGAAGCGCGGCGCGCAGGTGGACATGCGCTACCACGGTCGCCAGGTGCAGCTGATCTACGACATGCCGATGAACGAGGTCGTGATGGACTTCTTCGACCGTCTCAAGTCGGTGTCGCGCGGCTATGCTTCGCTCGATTACGAATTCAAGGAATACCGCAGCTCGGATCTGGTCAAGCTCGACATGATGGTGGGCGGGGAGAAGGTCGATGCCTTGTCCATCATCGTGCACCGCGCCAGCGCGCAGTTTCGCGGGCGCGAACTGGCGACCCGGCTGCGCGCGCTGATTCCGCGCCAGATGTTCGACGTGGCGGTGCAGGCGGCGATCGGCTCGCACATCGTCGCGCGCGAGACCATCAAGGCGCTGCGCAAGAACGTGCTCGCCAAGTGCTACGGCGGCGACATCACGCGCAAGAAGAAGCTGCTGGAGAAGCAGAAGGAAGGCAAGAAGCGCATGAAGCAGGTGGGCAATGTGGAAATTCCGCAGGAAGCCTTCCTCGCCGTGCTGCGGACGGACGAAGGCAAGTGAGCGCCGCGTCCACGCCTGATCGTCACCCGCTGATGGAGTCGTCGTGAACTTCGCACTGATCCTGTTCATCCTGCTGGTCGTCTCGGGCGTGCTGTGGGCGGCCGACCGTCTCTACGCGCGCAAGCATCGCGCCGCCGATGCGCCCAGCCCGTGGTGGGTCGAGTACGGCGCGAGCTTCTTCCCGGTCATCCTGATCGTGTTCGCGCTGCGCTCGTTCATCGTCGAACCGTTCAAGATCCCGTCGGGCTCGATGATTCCGACCCTGCTGGTGGGCGACTTCATCCTGGTCAACAAGTTCACCTATGGCATCCGTCTGCCGGTCATCAATCAGAAGATCATTCCGCTGGGTACGCCCGAGCGCGGCGACGTGATGGTGTTCCGCTATCCGCGTGACCCGTCGATGGACTACATCAAGCGCGTGGTCGGCGTGCCCGGCGATGAGGTCGTCTATCGCGGCAAGCGGCTGAGCATCAACGGCGAGGAAGTGCCACTGACGCCCGACGGCGAGTACCTGCACCCCGAGCGCATGTACTACTCGCCGCGCTTCGTAGAGGAACTGGGCGAGCACACGCACAAGGTGTTGATCGAGCGCGACTCTCCGGCCTACGTGTCGAGTCCCTTCGATTTCCCCTATCGCGAGAACTGTACCTATACTTCGTCCGGTGTAAGCTGCACGGTACCCGAAGGGCATTACTTCGTGATGGGCGACAACCGCGATGCCAGCAGCGACAGCCGCATGTGGGGCTTCGTGCCGGACGAGAACATCGTCGGTCGCGCCTTCTTCATCTGGTTCAATTTCGGTGATCTGAAGCGGATCGGGGGGTTCAATTGAGAGCGGACAATATTGCGGTCGCGCGTTCGCAGCGTGGCCTGACGCTGATCAGCACGCTGATCGTAGGCTGCTTTCTCGCCTTCTGCCTGTACGTGGGTTTTCGCACCGTGCCCGCGCTCAACGAATACTTCGCGATGCAGCGCATCGTCGGCGTGATCGCTTCCGAGGGTGCGGCGGGCGCCTCGCCCACGCAGATGCGCCGCAGTTTCGAGCGCTATGCGTACACCGACGACATCGTCAGCGTCACCGGCGTCGACCTGCAGATCGCCCGCGCCTCTGGGGTGACCTACGTCGATGTCGCCTGGGAACGCAAGGTGCCGGTGGCCGGCAACGTCAGCCTGCTGCTCGAATTCAACGCCTCGTCCTCGTCCGGCCGGCAGTGACGCGGGACGATCTGGACCGGCTGCAGCACCGTCTGGGCTACCGCTTTCGCAACGGTGCGCTGCTCGAGCAGGCGCTGACCCACCGCAGCTTCGGCCAGCCCAACAACGAGCGGCTCGAGTTCCTCGGCGACTCCATCCTCAACTGCGTCACGGCGATCGCGCTCTACGAGCGCTTCGCGGGTTTGCGCGAAGGCGAGCTGTCGCGCCTGCGCGCCTCGCTGGTGCGCCAGGAGGGCCTGCATCGCGTCGCCACCGGGCTGGACCTGGGCGAGGCGCTGCGGCTGGGCGAGGGCGAGATGAAGAGCGGCGGCCATCGCCGCCCGTCGATTCTCGCCGACGCGCTCGAGGCAGTGTTCGCGGCAGTCTTCCTCGACGCCGGCTTCGAGGCCGCGCGCGAGGTCGTGATGCGGCTCTATGCGCCGCTGGTCGACGAGATCGATCCGGCACGCGCGCTCAAGGACCCCAAGACCGCGCTGCAGGAATGGCTGCAGGCACGCAAGGCGCCGCTGCCCGCCTACGAGACGGTGCAGGTGCGCGGCGAGGCGCATGCGCAGGAATTCGAAGTGTGTTGCACGGTCGAATCCTTCTCGGTGAGCGTCACCGGACGCGGGCCGAGCCGCCGCGCGGCCGAGCAGGCAGCTGCCGAACGCGCCCTCGAACGACTGGAAAACGCATGACCGAAAACGCTCCCACGCAACCCCCCGAGCATTTCCGCACCGGCTTCGTCGCGATTGTCGGCCGCCCCAACGTGGGCAAGTCCACGCTGCTCAACCGGCTCATCGGTCAGAAGATCAGCATCGTCTCGCGCAAGGCACAGACCACGCGCCACCGCGTCACCGGCATCCGCAGCGACGAAGACGCGCAGTTCGTGTTCGTCGATACGCCGGGTTTCCAGACACGCCATCGCAACGCGCTCAACCGCACGATGAACCGCAGCGTCACGCAGGCGCTGGCAGACGTGGACGTGGTGTTCTTCGTCATCGAGGCCGGGCGTTTCACCGAAGACGATCGCAAGGTGCTCGAGCTGCTGCCCGAGGATGCCAAGGTGGTGTTGGTGATCAACAAGATCGACCGTCTCAAGGACAAGGCGCGCCTGCTGCCCTTCATCGACGAAGTGCGCAGCCTGCGCGAATTCACCGAGATCGTGCCCCTGTCCGCCGAGCGGGGTGCCAACGTCGACGCGCTGGTGCGCGCCACCGTGGCGCTGCTGCCCGAAGGCCCGCCGGTGTTCGAGGAAGACGACATCACCGATCGCAGCGAGCGCTTCCTCGCCTCCGAATTCCTGCGCGAGAAGCTCTTCCGACTGCTCGGTGACGAGCTGCCCTACGGCATCGCCGTGGAAATCGAGAAGTTCGAGACCGAGGGCAATCTGCGGCGCATCTTCGCCGCAGTGATCGTCGATCGCGCCAGCCACAAGGCCATGGTCATCGGCAAGAACGGCGAGCAGCTCAAGCGCATTTCCAGCGAAGCCCGCGTCGAGCTCGAGAAGCTCTTCGACGCGCGCGTCTATCTCGAGGTCTGGGTCAAGGTCAAAAGCGGCTGGGCCGACGACGAGCGCGCGCTCAAGAGCCTCGGCTACGAGTGATCGCGGGGCGCGCGGCGTGAGTGCAAGACAGCGCGTCGACGAGCAGCCCGCCTGGGTGCTCCACAGCCGTCCGTGGCGCGAAACCAGTTCCATCGTCGAACTGCTCACGCGTGACCACGGTCGCGTGGCCGTGGTCGCCAAGGGCGCGCGGCGCCCGCACTCGGCGCTGCGCGGCGTGCTGATGGGCTTCCAGCCGCTGCACGTGGCCTACTCGGGCAGCGGCGAGGTCAAGACCCTGGTGCGTGCCGAATGGCAGGGCGGCCAGCCGCTGCTGTGCGGGCGGGCGCTGCTGTGCGGCTATTATCTGAACGAACTCGTCGTGCATCTTTCCGCGCGCGAGGATCCCCATCCCGGCCTGTTCGACGCCTATGTCGACACCGTCGCGCGGCTTGCGCGCGCGGGGCCGCCCGCGCCCGAGCTGCGCCGCTTCGAGCTGGCGCTGCTGCGCGAGACGGGCTACCAGCTTGTGCTCGACCGCGAGGCCGATGGCGATGTCCCGATCGAGGAAGGCGCGCGCTACGCCTATATAATCGAACGAGGTCCGGTGCGCGGCGAGCCGCCGCCCGCAGAACATGTCATGGTGTCCGGGCGCACGCTCGCGGCGATGGCGCGCGACGATTTTTCCGACCCGCTCACGCAGAGTGAGTCCAAGAGCCTGCTGCGCACGCTGATCAATCACCAACTGGGCGGCCGACCGTTGCAGTCGCGCCGCGTTTTCAGGGAGTTGCAGGAGCTGTGATCGAACTGGGCGTCAACATCGACCACGTCGCGACCTTGCGGCAGGCGCGCCGCACCTGGGAGCCGGATCCGCAGTGGGCTGCGGTCGAGGCGCATCTGGGTGGCGCCGACGGCATCACCGTGCACCTGCGCGAGGATCGTCGCCACATCCAGGACGCCGACGTGCGCCGGCTGGCCGAACTCACGCAGGTCAAGCTCAATCTGGAGATGGCGGCCACCGACGAAATGGTCGGCTTCGCCTGCGAGCTGCGTCCGCACATGGCCATGCTGGTGCCCGAGGGGCGTCAGGAAGTCACCACCGAGGGCGGGCTCGACGTGCTCGCCGACGAGGCGCGCCTGGCCGGCGTGGTCGCGCGCCTGAGCGAGGCGGGCATCGTCACCAGCATCTTCGTCGACGCCGACATCGCGCAGATCGAGGCGGCCGCGCGCATCGGCGCGAAGGTCTGCGAGGTGCACACCGGCCCCTATGCCCACGCATTCCATCGCGCGCGGGACGCCGCAGCGCCCGCGGTGAAGGCCGAGCTGGCGCGCGTGCGCGCCGCCGGCGAGGCGATCCACGCCGCGGGTCTGCGCTTCAATGCCGGCCACGCGCTCAACTACTACAACGTGGGGCCGATCGCGCGCCTGGCCGGCGTGCGCGAACTGCACATCGGTCACGCCATCGTCAGTCGATCGGTGTTCGTCGGCCTGCGCGAGGCCGTTCGCGAGATGAAGCGCCTGATGTGCGAGGCCGCCTTGCAGGGCGAAGGAGGGGCGCAATGATTCACGGCATCGGCGCCGACATCGTGCGCATCCCGCGCATGGCCGCGGTGCTGGCGAAATACGGTCAGCGCTTCGCCAACCGCATCCTCGCGTCGGACGAACGCGCGGCGTTTGCTGCACGCAACGATCCGGAACGCTTCCTCGCCAAGCGCTTCGCCGCCAAGGAGGCCTTCGGCAAGGCCTTCGGCACCGGTGTGGCCGCACCGGCCACGCTGCA
It encodes:
- a CDS encoding glutaredoxin family protein encodes the protein MSAREFIVLGRQWCHLCDDMTAALRPLAAEFGWSVRVLDVDADPALEAKWDELVPVLLADGRELCHYHLDEAAVRAHVAEFG
- the lepA gene encoding translation elongation factor 4, translating into MQHIRNFSIIAHIDHGKSTLADRIIHACGGLSDREMDEQVLDSMDLERERGITIKAQTAALQYKARDGRIYHLNLIDTPGHVDFSYEVSRSLSACEGALLVVDASQGVEAQTVANCYTAIDLGVEVVPVLNKIDLPAADPENARAEIEDVIGVDASEAILCSAKSGLGVDEVLEAVVARVPPPVGDPEAPLKALIIDSWFDNYVGVVMLVRVVDGVLRPKDRIKFMSSGATYPCDQVGVFTPHSVMREELSAGGVGFVIAGIKELAAAKVGDTVTNAQRPADKALPGFKEIKPQVFAGLYPVESSEYEQLRDSLEKLRLNDAALQYEPEVSQALGFGFRCGFLGLLHMDIVQERLEREFDMDLITTAPTVIYEVVLNDGSTIDIENPSKLPEPGKYAEIREPIITANIFLPQEYVGPVITLCNQKRGAQVDMRYHGRQVQLIYDMPMNEVVMDFFDRLKSVSRGYASLDYEFKEYRSSDLVKLDMMVGGEKVDALSIIVHRASAQFRGRELATRLRALIPRQMFDVAVQAAIGSHIVARETIKALRKNVLAKCYGGDITRKKKLLEKQKEGKKRMKQVGNVEIPQEAFLAVLRTDEGK
- the lepB gene encoding signal peptidase I translates to MNFALILFILLVVSGVLWAADRLYARKHRAADAPSPWWVEYGASFFPVILIVFALRSFIVEPFKIPSGSMIPTLLVGDFILVNKFTYGIRLPVINQKIIPLGTPERGDVMVFRYPRDPSMDYIKRVVGVPGDEVVYRGKRLSINGEEVPLTPDGEYLHPERMYYSPRFVEELGEHTHKVLIERDSPAYVSSPFDFPYRENCTYTSSGVSCTVPEGHYFVMGDNRDASSDSRMWGFVPDENIVGRAFFIWFNFGDLKRIGGFN
- a CDS encoding DUF4845 domain-containing protein, which codes for MRADNIAVARSQRGLTLISTLIVGCFLAFCLYVGFRTVPALNEYFAMQRIVGVIASEGAAGASPTQMRRSFERYAYTDDIVSVTGVDLQIARASGVTYVDVAWERKVPVAGNVSLLLEFNASSSSGRQ
- the rnc gene encoding ribonuclease III translates to MTRDDLDRLQHRLGYRFRNGALLEQALTHRSFGQPNNERLEFLGDSILNCVTAIALYERFAGLREGELSRLRASLVRQEGLHRVATGLDLGEALRLGEGEMKSGGHRRPSILADALEAVFAAVFLDAGFEAAREVVMRLYAPLVDEIDPARALKDPKTALQEWLQARKAPLPAYETVQVRGEAHAQEFEVCCTVESFSVSVTGRGPSRRAAEQAAAERALERLENA
- the era gene encoding GTPase Era, which codes for MTENAPTQPPEHFRTGFVAIVGRPNVGKSTLLNRLIGQKISIVSRKAQTTRHRVTGIRSDEDAQFVFVDTPGFQTRHRNALNRTMNRSVTQALADVDVVFFVIEAGRFTEDDRKVLELLPEDAKVVLVINKIDRLKDKARLLPFIDEVRSLREFTEIVPLSAERGANVDALVRATVALLPEGPPVFEEDDITDRSERFLASEFLREKLFRLLGDELPYGIAVEIEKFETEGNLRRIFAAVIVDRASHKAMVIGKNGEQLKRISSEARVELEKLFDARVYLEVWVKVKSGWADDERALKSLGYE
- the recO gene encoding DNA repair protein RecO; protein product: MSARQRVDEQPAWVLHSRPWRETSSIVELLTRDHGRVAVVAKGARRPHSALRGVLMGFQPLHVAYSGSGEVKTLVRAEWQGGQPLLCGRALLCGYYLNELVVHLSAREDPHPGLFDAYVDTVARLARAGPPAPELRRFELALLRETGYQLVLDREADGDVPIEEGARYAYIIERGPVRGEPPPAEHVMVSGRTLAAMARDDFSDPLTQSESKSLLRTLINHQLGGRPLQSRRVFRELQEL
- a CDS encoding pyridoxine 5'-phosphate synthase produces the protein MIELGVNIDHVATLRQARRTWEPDPQWAAVEAHLGGADGITVHLREDRRHIQDADVRRLAELTQVKLNLEMAATDEMVGFACELRPHMAMLVPEGRQEVTTEGGLDVLADEARLAGVVARLSEAGIVTSIFVDADIAQIEAAARIGAKVCEVHTGPYAHAFHRARDAAAPAVKAELARVRAAGEAIHAAGLRFNAGHALNYYNVGPIARLAGVRELHIGHAIVSRSVFVGLREAVREMKRLMCEAALQGEGGAQ
- the acpS gene encoding holo-ACP synthase, translating into MIHGIGADIVRIPRMAAVLAKYGQRFANRILASDERAAFAARNDPERFLAKRFAAKEAFGKAFGTGVAAPATLHAVIVDHDARGKPIFRFSDGLAAAMREEGLVAHLTLTDETDYVVAFVVIEHQGRAA